A window of Aurantibacillus circumpalustris genomic DNA:
AGCTTACTGCTGATCACAAACATCCTTCTTTCAAAGCAGGAGACACAATTACAGTTTCATACAAAATTAAAGAGGGAGACAAAGAACGTATCCAGCAATTTAATGGTGTTGTTATTCAACGTAAAAACGAAAGAGCTACTGCTTCTTTTACTGTACGTAAAATGAGTAATGGTATCGGTGTTGAGCGTATTTTCCCAATCGCTTCTCCATTTATTGATAAAATCGTTGTTAATAAAGTTGGTATCGTTCGTCGTGCCAAATTATTTTATTTACGCGATCGTACTGGTAAAGCGGCTCGTATCCGTGAGAAAATCCAGAATAACAACGATAAAAAGGCATAATTTTAATTCATATACTTTGAAAAGCCGGTTAATAAAACCGGCTTTTTTTATTAGTAAAATTCAAGGATTGTCATAATTTTGTATGTATGGACTTAAAATCTAAAGTAATTGAAATCCTTGGAAAGGAAAATTACACATTTACCCAATTAGCTGAGTACCTTCATATGACAGAAGATGGACTCACATTAGAACTTACTAATAAAACCCTTGAACTTCGCAACCTCGAGGCAATATCAAAAGCACTGAGAGTGCCTTTGTATAGTTTCTTTAGAGCCGAAGGAATGAAGTTTAATTTTAACGAAAAACCTTATTACATCAATAAATTGTGGACTGGGGAAGATGACACCAAGTCTATAAAGGAGCTTAATTTTGAAATAAAACTCCTAAAACAGATCATCACATTAAAAGAAGAGCAGTTAAGGAAACTAGAATCTTAAATTTTGTGTTTCCGCAATTTCTTATCTTTAACCAATATATATGAGCGGCGATCTTTTTATTACTTTTTTACTTATTCTTATTAATGGTTTTTTTGTGGCCGCAGAGTTTGCTTTAGTGAAAGTACGCGCCTCCCAATTAGACGTAAAAGCACAAGCTGGAAGCAGCAGAGCTAAACTTGCTAAAACACTCCTTGAAAAACTCGATGCATACTTGTCGGCAACACAATTGGGAATTACGTTGGCCTCTTTAGCACTTGGTGCTGTGGGAGAACAAACAATTTCAGCAATTGTACAAAATACTTTTGCTAATTTCGGGTATGAATTAAGTGAAGCTGCAAAACACAGTGTTTCACTACCTATAGCGCTAACACTATTAACTTTCTTTCATGTGACTATTGGAGAACAAATTCCTAAAATGATAGGTATCAAATACTGCCTGGAAGCCGCATTGTTTATTGCTTGGCCTTTAAGAATATTTTATTTTATCTGTTCACCTTTTATCTGGTTCTTAAATCAAACCTCAAACATTGTTCTAAGAGTAATTGGTGTAAAAAAAGTAGGTGAAGAAGATTTTCACTCGGAAGAAGAGTTACGATTAATACTGACCGAAAGTGAAGAAGGTGGTGCCATTAAGCCAAGCGAAAATGAATTAATTCAAAATGTTTTTGACTTTGATGATCGTATTGTAAAACAGGTAATGGTTCCTGAAAATAGAGTAGTGGCCATTGATGTAGAGCTTGGTAGAAATGAAGTTACTAAACGTGTTATTGAAGAGGGCTTTTCGAGGTTGCCAATTTATTTAGGAGACATCGACAACATTGTAGGAATCGTACATAGTAAAGATTTATTAAAAGCCCTTATTGATAATAAATTCAAAAACTTAAAAGAAATCATGCGTCCTGTGCACTTCATTCCGGAGAGCATGAAAATTAATGAGCTGTTAAGAGATTTTCAAAAACACCATTACCAAATGGCCATCGTTACCAATGAGTTTGGATCTACAGCAGGTCTTGTTACCATGGAAGATATTATTGAAGAATTGGTTGGTGAAATTCAAGATGAGCACGATGATGAAATGCCAACTGTTGAGAAAAAAAGTGAGAATGAATACATCGTTAATGCACAAGCTGCTATACAAGATGTGAATCAAGCTTTACCAATTGCTCTTCCTGTAAATCCTCAATACGAGACAGTTTCGGGCTATGTCAATTTTATTTTTGGAAGAATTCCCGCAATTAACGACAAACGAATTAAAGACGGGTATGAAATAACAGTCTTGAAACGTAGTCGCCAAACTGTAGAATCTATTCGTTTAAAAGTTTCTACCGGTGATTAGCAAATTAGACGAAAAATATTGGAGTGATAGGTACCGAAACAATGATTTTGGCTGGGATACAGGAGCCATCACAAATCCCTTAAAAAAATACTTCGATCAACTTTCAAACAAAGAAATTTCAATATTGATTCCAGGTGCTGGAAATGCTTATGAAGCAGAATACCTAGTAAATAATGGTTTTACCAACGTGTATGTCTGCGATTTATCTGAAGAACCTTTGAAAAATTTAAAGAAAAGATGTCCCGCTTTTAAAAACGAGAATTTATTATTACTCGATTTTTTTAAACTGAGACAAAGTCCGTTTGAGCAATCAGCCCTGACTTTCGACCTCATTGTAGAACAAACCTTTTTTTGCGCATTAAACCCTTCTCTTCGTAAAAAATATTTTGAAAAGATGTCCACTTTATTAAACCCTGGTGGAAGACTTGTCGGTGTTTTATTTGATGACGTTTTAAATAAAGACCATCCACCTTTTGGTGGAAATAAAGAAGAGTATCTTGCTTACATTGATTCTTCATTTAAAATAAAAACCTTTGAGAAGTGCTATAATTCCATTAAGCCAAGGGAAAACAGGGAGTTATTTATTAATTTAGTTAGAACAGTGTAACTTGTATATTGTACCTTGTACTACGTATAGACAGCTAAAGTAACCACAGGCAAGGTACATGGTACAATTTACAAAGTACAATTTTAAAACACAGTATGAACCAACGCGAATTATTTTTAAGACATGTTGCGCAGACCTCAGATCTGCCTCTTCTTGGCGTTGATGTGAATATTCAAAGTGCAAATGGTTCTATTTTAAAGGATGTAAATGGAAAAGAATATATTGATCTTATAAGTGGTATTTCTGTCAGTAATATAGGACACTGTCACCCAAAAGTTATTTCTGCAATTAACGAGCAATCACAAAAATACATGCATCTTATGGTGTATGGAGAGTTTAATCAAAGTCCACAAGTTAAATATGCCACGGCGCTAAGTAAATTATTACCAGAACAATTAAGTACCGTTTATTTCACTACGAGTGGAAGTGAAGCAGTGGAAGGAGCTTTAAAGCTTGCTAAACGTGTTACAGGAAGAACAGAATTGATTTCTTTTAGAAATGCTTATCACGGAAGTTCGCATGGTGCTCTGAGTGTAATGGGCGACGAATATTTTAAATCCAGTTTTCGTCCTTTATTACCTGATGTTAAAGTATTAGAGTTTAATAATATAAAAGCATTAGAAAGTATTACTTCAAGAACTGCGGCAGTTATTGTAGAGCCAATTCAAGGTGAAGCCGGAATTAGAAAAGCTAATCATGAATTTTTAAAAACGCTTAGGGAAAAGTGTACAGAATTATGTGTGATTTTAATTTTTGATGAAATTCAGTGTGGTTTCGGTAGAACCGGGACTTTATTTGCTTTTGAACAATTCGACGTTGTGCCTGATGTGTTGCTTATTGCAAAAGGTATGGGCGGCGGTTTACCCATTGGTGCTTTTATTTCCTCACCTTCATTAATGTCCACTCTCACCAATAATCCGGTTCTTGGGCATATTAATACTTTTGGTGGAAACGCTGTTTGTGTTGCTGCTGCTCAAGCTACCATTGAAGTAATTGTGGAAGAAAAACTATTTTTACGCGCAAAAGAAATTGAAGACCTTGTACTTAAAAACCTTCAACATCCTCTTATAAAGGAAATCCGAATGCATGGAGCCCTTGGAGCAATCGATTTTGGCAACGAAACCGTTAATTTTAAAGTGATTAAAGGCTGTATAGAAAATGGTGTAATTTCAGACTGGTTTTTGTTTTGTTCCACAGCAATGAGAATAGCACCACCTCTTACAATTACTGATAAAGAGTTATTGACAGCCCTTGAAACCTTAAAAAAGGTTTTAGATGCAGTTAGTTAAAAATTAAACAATCTTAGTATCGCTTCTTGTGGGTTTGATCCATTTATCTACATTAGTAAAAAAAATCCCATGAAAAAATCTATCGCATATTTCGTTTTTACTGTTGCTGTTTTTCTTACTTCCTGCAAAAAGAAGGAGGAACCTGTAGTAATTGATCCGCCGGTAACACCATGTCAGAAGACTATTGTTAATGTTACTTCAGATATAACGAGTCCTGCTACCTGGGACGAATGTCACATCTACGTTATCGCTTCAAATCAAATAAGCATAAGTAGCGAGTTAACAATCAACCCAGGAGTTATTGTAAAATTTATTGATGCATGTAGCGATAATGCTATTTTGATATCTTCTTCAGGAAACATAAAAGCATTAGGTACGGTTGAAAAGCCAATTGTATTTACATCGCATAAAGATGACGCAAATGGAGGCGATTCTAATGGTGATGGATCAACAACTTTTCCGGCGCGTAAGGATTGGGGCGGTATTGTCATTAATTCAAATTCTTGTGAGTTTAAGCACTGTGTTTTTAAATATGGAGGTGAAGGACCGGGAGGTAATGTTGGACAACCTACTTTAGAGTTTTCTTCTTACTATGGTATTATTGATGCCTGTGAGTTTGCATATTGCGGTGGCGAGTCTACCTATAATGGTTACGGTGTTGTAGATGCCCGTGCCTGTCATAATACGAGCTTTAGTATTACAAATTGTATTTTCTACGGATGTATTAAGCCTTTGTTTATTAATCCATTTTTAAGTGTCGATAATTCTAACACCTTTCATAATCCTGAAAATTTGACTGAAAAAAATAACCTGAACGGAATTTTTATAACGAGTGAATCGAATGAAGCAACAACCGATGTCAGTTGGTTAGAAACCGAAGTGCCTTTTGTACTGAGTGGTTCATTGTATATTGGAAATGGCTTAAAACTAAAATTAGCAGAAAATGTTATTATAAAAATGGCGGATTTGCCTGCACCTGGTTTTAATAAAATTTCAATTCGCGAAGGAAGTTCTTCTATTGAAGGATATAGTTTACCAGGAGTTTATTTTACAAGCTATTACGATGATTCACTAGGTGGAGATACTAATGGAGATGGAGGTCTAACCAATGCGAGTTCAGGTGATTGGTATGGAATTCAGGATATTTCTGCCAGCATTGGCACCAACAATTTCTGTTATAGTTGGAGCAATATTTTATTTAGAAAATATCCATAAGGAAAAAGTGAATGTAAAATGGAATATTGAAAATGGTAATAATCTGCTTATTTAAAATCAGATGAACTACTTCTCATTTATCGCGTCATCTCCTCAATCAATTTTTTATGTTGAGGAAACTCCTTCACCAATTCATTTCTGTTTGCCATCTCAAAATCTTCAAAATCGAAGCCTGGGGCAACTGTACAGCCAACTAAAGAAAAACTTCCTCCTTCTTTAACGCGCGATCCAAACCAAGTATTAGCTTTCACGGTGTATTGAAAAACTTCTCCTTCCTTTAAATTTTGTCCAACATGCGTCGTAGTTATATTTCCCTGATCGTCTATTTCGATAACTTCAAGCGCATCTCCATAATAAAAATGCCAGGTTTCATCACTTTTAATTTTATGTAATGCCGAAAAATTATCTTTTTCAATCAAAAAATAAATCGCGGTTGCAAAAGTCCGTTCTCCAGTGAATCTGTCGGGTAAACCTATTTGCGCGACTTTTTCATCAGA
This region includes:
- the rplS gene encoding 50S ribosomal protein L19 encodes the protein MGLLLDYVKTQLTADHKHPSFKAGDTITVSYKIKEGDKERIQQFNGVVIQRKNERATASFTVRKMSNGIGVERIFPIASPFIDKIVVNKVGIVRRAKLFYLRDRTGKAARIREKIQNNNDKKA
- a CDS encoding hemolysin family protein codes for the protein MSGDLFITFLLILINGFFVAAEFALVKVRASQLDVKAQAGSSRAKLAKTLLEKLDAYLSATQLGITLASLALGAVGEQTISAIVQNTFANFGYELSEAAKHSVSLPIALTLLTFFHVTIGEQIPKMIGIKYCLEAALFIAWPLRIFYFICSPFIWFLNQTSNIVLRVIGVKKVGEEDFHSEEELRLILTESEEGGAIKPSENELIQNVFDFDDRIVKQVMVPENRVVAIDVELGRNEVTKRVIEEGFSRLPIYLGDIDNIVGIVHSKDLLKALIDNKFKNLKEIMRPVHFIPESMKINELLRDFQKHHYQMAIVTNEFGSTAGLVTMEDIIEELVGEIQDEHDDEMPTVEKKSENEYIVNAQAAIQDVNQALPIALPVNPQYETVSGYVNFIFGRIPAINDKRIKDGYEITVLKRSRQTVESIRLKVSTGD
- a CDS encoding methyltransferase, whose amino-acid sequence is MISKLDEKYWSDRYRNNDFGWDTGAITNPLKKYFDQLSNKEISILIPGAGNAYEAEYLVNNGFTNVYVCDLSEEPLKNLKKRCPAFKNENLLLLDFFKLRQSPFEQSALTFDLIVEQTFFCALNPSLRKKYFEKMSTLLNPGGRLVGVLFDDVLNKDHPPFGGNKEEYLAYIDSSFKIKTFEKCYNSIKPRENRELFINLVRTV
- a CDS encoding aspartate aminotransferase family protein, whose translation is MNQRELFLRHVAQTSDLPLLGVDVNIQSANGSILKDVNGKEYIDLISGISVSNIGHCHPKVISAINEQSQKYMHLMVYGEFNQSPQVKYATALSKLLPEQLSTVYFTTSGSEAVEGALKLAKRVTGRTELISFRNAYHGSSHGALSVMGDEYFKSSFRPLLPDVKVLEFNNIKALESITSRTAAVIVEPIQGEAGIRKANHEFLKTLREKCTELCVILIFDEIQCGFGRTGTLFAFEQFDVVPDVLLIAKGMGGGLPIGAFISSPSLMSTLTNNPVLGHINTFGGNAVCVAAAQATIEVIVEEKLFLRAKEIEDLVLKNLQHPLIKEIRMHGALGAIDFGNETVNFKVIKGCIENGVISDWFLFCSTAMRIAPPLTITDKELLTALETLKKVLDAVS
- a CDS encoding cupin domain-containing protein: MTVNYLIKKLELLPHPEGGYYKETYRSDEKVAQIGLPDRFTGERTFATAIYFLIEKDNFSALHKIKSDETWHFYYGDALEVIEIDDQGNITTTHVGQNLKEGEVFQYTVKANTWFGSRVKEGGSFSLVGCTVAPGFDFEDFEMANRNELVKEFPQHKKLIEEMTR